The Acidimicrobiia bacterium genomic interval TCACCGATGGCACCGACAGCGGTTCCAACGCCCGGAGGATCTGGTAGTCCCGCTTGGCCGGTTCCGTAGGGAGTTCCTTGATGGCGTAAATCCCATCGTCGTAGGCAACGAACCGGACTGTATGGCGCGAGATTCCCTTCGGGAGCTCGACCAGGTGTTCAATGTCCCAGTCTCCAAGTGGGGTCTCCCAAGGGAGATCAAGGAAATCCGGGTTTCCCGGTCGAACCGTCAGCTCTGCCATTGGGACACACTACCGGTAGTCTGGCCAGGCTTTGGATGTACCTGTGCGGATAGAAGTAGGCGGCGAAGGCTCCACGCTCTCGATGGAGTGGGCGGACGGGGCGATCGATACCTGGCCGGCATCGTCGATTCGAAATGCCTGCGGGTGCGCTGACTGCCGCTCGAAGGACCCCAACCCGCTCCGTCTCATGGCCCCGAGTCTGACCCGGATCGTCGACGCACAGCTGGTGGGCAGTTATGGGATCAACTTCGTTTTTCAACCGGATGGCCATTCCACCGGAATCTTCACGTTTGCCCAGCTCCGGGGCCTGGCCAAGCCGGCCTAGCCACCCGGTCTCTTTTCGATAGATCGTTGAGATTGGGCTAGGTGTCGTCTACCTGGCCGGCGGTTTCGTCAATGGCATACTCAACAGCTCCGGCTTCGAAGATGGCGATGGTCGTTTTGTCGGCCGCCTTGATGGACAACCAGCTCCCTTCGGCGCTCAATGTGGCTCCTTCGATCCGTATCGCTCGACCTGAACTGCGGGACTTGACCCGAAAAACTGTCATGGCGCTCCTTGAGTTGATGGGGCCAGGTTACAGACCGCCGGGTGGCACCGGTCGGCCACCGGTCAGGGTCACCCCGGCCGGCGCCTCCTGACGTCCCGGGACCGGTCTAGGTACCTTGTTGACATTCAGGGCACCAGTACGTGATGCGTTCGGCGTTGCCGATCCAGGCTGCTTTGATCCTGGTGCGACATCGTCGACAGGGTTGACCGCCCCGTCCGTACACCCACAGCTCGGCGCCGCGGCGGGTTTCGCCGGTGGTTATCCGGTTGGGCCGCCGTCGGTTCAACATGAGTAGCTGACGCGACCGGTCGACGACTCGTTCGGTTGCCTCGGACTCCAGAAGCGGAGAAGCCTCGGGGTGTAGACGCTCAAGGAACAGAATCTCGGACTTGTACACGTTGCCAACTCCCGCCATGATCCGCTGATCGGCGAGGTGCTCTGCGAGCGTATCCTTCCAAGGCCCAGCCATGCGCCGGATCGCTTCGTCGCGATCGAAAACGTCGGCGCAGAGGTCGGGGCCAAGGTGAGCCAGTTCGACTTGTGCCGCTTGAGGTGTGTCTACGGAAATGTCAGGAGCGCTGAAGCACACCGTCACCGCCGCGGCGGTTTCCAGTACGACCCGGGCGGCACCTTGCGGGTGGAGCCAACGCCGGCCGGGCTCGTACACCTCCCAGGTACCCGACATCTGCAAATGGGTCCGAATGACCAGATCGGCGTCGGTCTCGACAAGTACGTGTTTGCCGATGCTCCGGACGTCAACAACGGAAGTGCCGGTCAACCGGGCGGAATTGGCCCGGATGGGTCCGGAGGATCCCGAAACGGCGGTGAGTGTTTGCCCGGAAAGTACGGCTCCGACCCGTTCGGCCGTCAGGTAGATCGTGTCGCCCTCAGGCATGTCGGTACGTGAGGCCCCGGTGACCGAGTACGAAGCCTGATTCTTTCAAAAGGCCCCCCAGGGGGGTTTGGCTGATCGGCTCATCGTCGGACGTCAGAAGCCTCAAGCCGGTTCTGCGCCGGCCGGCTTCAGCGATTTGCCCGGCTGCCGCGCCGAGTTGGTTGACATCCGTCGTAAACGTGAGAACTTTGCGGTTCTCGACGTAGGCGATCAACTTGCCTGCCGACAGGACCACATATGCCCCGGCCGACCGCGAAGCCTGGCCGTGCTCGTGGGGCGGCCAGTCGATAGCTGCCCCGTACGGGTTGGCTGGATCGGTAGCTGCTACGAGAATCGGTTGGTCGGCCGGG includes:
- a CDS encoding DUF971 domain-containing protein, which produces MRIEVGGEGSTLSMEWADGAIDTWPASSIRNACGCADCRSKDPNPLRLMAPSLTRIVDAQLVGSYGINFVFQPDGHSTGIFTFAQLRGLAKPA